A single Amphiprion ocellaris isolate individual 3 ecotype Okinawa chromosome 1, ASM2253959v1, whole genome shotgun sequence DNA region contains:
- the pop4 gene encoding ribonuclease P protein subunit p29 isoform X3, with protein MPLSTKEDERGSRTDVWLYCKHMREVFLSSWERHGLMDAEVLVQAPVPHVLEKVLGVEPQAQSKAAAFTKAFLKNSIQHPARHDLKSMLTRKAVILGYIRPKKEKTKRNSKKAKGLNARQKKAMKIFQLKPEHQRYELFLPLQELWRQYIIELCSGLKPTSPQFVQQKLLKADLHGAILTVVRSKCPSYVGTTGILVQEFKHVFKIITKEDKLKVIPKRNSVFAVEINGFVSHIFGSKFEQRASERSAKKFKVRGTIDL; from the exons ATGCCACTAAGCACCAAAGAAGACGAAAGAGGAAGCCGAACAGATGTCTGGTTGTACTGCAAACACATGCGTGAAGTTTTTCTGTCCTCTTGGGAAAGACACGGTCTCATGGACG CAGAAGTACTTGTCCAAGCCCCAGTCCCTCATGTGCTGGAGAAGGTTCTTGGTGTTGAG CCTCAGGCACAGTCTAAAGCAGCAGCATTTACCAAGGCGTTTCTGAAGAACAGCATTCAGCACCCAGCACGCCACGATCTGAAGAGCATGCTGACACGTAAGGCTGTGATTCTGGGCTACATCAGGCCCAAGAAGGAGAAGACCAAGAGGAACAGCAAGAAAGCCAAAGGACTAAATGCACGGCAGAAGAAGGCGATGAAGATCTTCCAGCTTAAGCCTGAACACCAGAG ATATGAGCTTTTCCTGCCTCTGCAAGAACTCTGGAGACAGTATATTATTGAGCTGTGCAGTGGATTGAAACCAACAAG TCCTCAGTTTGTGCAGCAGAAACTTCTGAAGGCAGACCTTCACGGTGCTATCCTTACAG TGGTCCGGTCCAAATGTCCATCATATGTGGGGACTACAGGGATTCTCGTGCAAGagtttaaacatgttttcaaaATCATCAccaaagaggacaaactgaaag TGATCCCAAAAAGGAACAGTGTGTTTGCAGTGGAGATCAACGGCTTTGTCTCACACATCTTTGGAAGTAAGTTTGAGCAGCGAGCCAGCGAACGCTCTGCCAAGAAGTTTAAAGTGAGAGGAACCATTGACCTGTGA
- the pop4 gene encoding ribonuclease P protein subunit p29 isoform X2: protein MREVFLSSWERHGLMDEVLVQAPVPHVLEKVLGVEPQAQSKAAAFTKAFLKNSIQHPARHDLKSMLTRKAVILGYIRPKKEKTKRNSKKAKGLNARQKKAMKIFQLKPEHQRYELFLPLQELWRQYIIELCSGLKPTSSPQFVQQKLLKADLHGAILTVVRSKCPSYVGTTGILVQEFKHVFKIITKEDKLKVIPKRNSVFAVEINGFVSHIFGSKFEQRASERSAKKFKVRGTIDL, encoded by the exons ATGCGTGAAGTTTTTCTGTCCTCTTGGGAAAGACACGGTCTCATGGACG AAGTACTTGTCCAAGCCCCAGTCCCTCATGTGCTGGAGAAGGTTCTTGGTGTTGAG CCTCAGGCACAGTCTAAAGCAGCAGCATTTACCAAGGCGTTTCTGAAGAACAGCATTCAGCACCCAGCACGCCACGATCTGAAGAGCATGCTGACACGTAAGGCTGTGATTCTGGGCTACATCAGGCCCAAGAAGGAGAAGACCAAGAGGAACAGCAAGAAAGCCAAAGGACTAAATGCACGGCAGAAGAAGGCGATGAAGATCTTCCAGCTTAAGCCTGAACACCAGAG ATATGAGCTTTTCCTGCCTCTGCAAGAACTCTGGAGACAGTATATTATTGAGCTGTGCAGTGGATTGAAACCAACAAG cagTCCTCAGTTTGTGCAGCAGAAACTTCTGAAGGCAGACCTTCACGGTGCTATCCTTACAG TGGTCCGGTCCAAATGTCCATCATATGTGGGGACTACAGGGATTCTCGTGCAAGagtttaaacatgttttcaaaATCATCAccaaagaggacaaactgaaag TGATCCCAAAAAGGAACAGTGTGTTTGCAGTGGAGATCAACGGCTTTGTCTCACACATCTTTGGAAGTAAGTTTGAGCAGCGAGCCAGCGAACGCTCTGCCAAGAAGTTTAAAGTGAGAGGAACCATTGACCTGTGA
- the pop4 gene encoding ribonuclease P protein subunit p29 isoform X1, which translates to MPLSTKEDERGSRTDVWLYCKHMREVFLSSWERHGLMDAEVLVQAPVPHVLEKVLGVEPQAQSKAAAFTKAFLKNSIQHPARHDLKSMLTRKAVILGYIRPKKEKTKRNSKKAKGLNARQKKAMKIFQLKPEHQRYELFLPLQELWRQYIIELCSGLKPTSSPQFVQQKLLKADLHGAILTVVRSKCPSYVGTTGILVQEFKHVFKIITKEDKLKVIPKRNSVFAVEINGFVSHIFGSKFEQRASERSAKKFKVRGTIDL; encoded by the exons ATGCCACTAAGCACCAAAGAAGACGAAAGAGGAAGCCGAACAGATGTCTGGTTGTACTGCAAACACATGCGTGAAGTTTTTCTGTCCTCTTGGGAAAGACACGGTCTCATGGACG CAGAAGTACTTGTCCAAGCCCCAGTCCCTCATGTGCTGGAGAAGGTTCTTGGTGTTGAG CCTCAGGCACAGTCTAAAGCAGCAGCATTTACCAAGGCGTTTCTGAAGAACAGCATTCAGCACCCAGCACGCCACGATCTGAAGAGCATGCTGACACGTAAGGCTGTGATTCTGGGCTACATCAGGCCCAAGAAGGAGAAGACCAAGAGGAACAGCAAGAAAGCCAAAGGACTAAATGCACGGCAGAAGAAGGCGATGAAGATCTTCCAGCTTAAGCCTGAACACCAGAG ATATGAGCTTTTCCTGCCTCTGCAAGAACTCTGGAGACAGTATATTATTGAGCTGTGCAGTGGATTGAAACCAACAAG cagTCCTCAGTTTGTGCAGCAGAAACTTCTGAAGGCAGACCTTCACGGTGCTATCCTTACAG TGGTCCGGTCCAAATGTCCATCATATGTGGGGACTACAGGGATTCTCGTGCAAGagtttaaacatgttttcaaaATCATCAccaaagaggacaaactgaaag TGATCCCAAAAAGGAACAGTGTGTTTGCAGTGGAGATCAACGGCTTTGTCTCACACATCTTTGGAAGTAAGTTTGAGCAGCGAGCCAGCGAACGCTCTGCCAAGAAGTTTAAAGTGAGAGGAACCATTGACCTGTGA